A genome region from Brassica oleracea var. oleracea cultivar TO1000 chromosome C2, BOL, whole genome shotgun sequence includes the following:
- the LOC106323062 gene encoding putative pentatricopeptide repeat-containing protein At3g25970, which yields MKPFLASLLESSLHSFPKLSSTHCHAIKHGYITDVYISNRVLDSYVKSDFLGHAHNLFDEMPHRDTVSWNTMISGYTSSGKLNNAWCLFTGMRRSGSDADGYSFSRLLKGVASAKRFDLGEQVHSLVIKGGYESNVYVGSALVDMYAKCERVEDAFEAFREISEANSVSWNALIGGFVQVRDVETAFWLFGCMEMMMMDDGTFAPLLTLLDDPLLCNLLKEVHGKVLMLGLEKEITICNAMVRSYADCGSVSDAKRVFDGLGGSKDLITWNSMLAGFSKLEQKDSAFELFIEMLRTRNEIDVYTYTSIISTCCGEEHQVFGRSLHCLVIKKGLKQVTSVSNALISMYIQFPTCAMNDALSLFESLEAKDLVSWNSVLTGLSQKGPSEDAVKFFTYLRSLNTEVDDYAFSAVLRSCSDLATLQLGQQVHALAIKSSFESNEFVASSLILMYSKCGVIQNARKCFEKISSTHSTVVWNAMILGYAQHGSGQVSLSLFSQMCNQNVKLDHVTFTAVLTACSHSGLVQEGLKLLRLMEPVYKIQPRMEHYAAAVDLLGRAGLVKEAKELIESMPLSPDPMVLKTFLGVCRACGEIEMATQVANHLLEMEPDDHFTYVSLSHMYSDAKKWEEKASVKKVMKERGVKKVPGWSWIEIRNEVCAFNAEDRSHPLCEEIYLMVEDLTQEMKWFETDNEFDEQASLLDVNHS from the coding sequence ATGAAACCTTTCTTAGCCTCTCTACTAGAGAGCTCTCTCCACTCCTTCCCCAAGCTCTCCTCCACTCACTGCCACGCCATCAAACATGGTTACATCACAGACGTTTACATATCCAACAGAGTCTTAGACTCCTACGTAAAATCAGACTTCTTGGGTCACGCCCACAACCTGTTCGACGAAATGCCTCACAGAGACACCGTCTCTTGGAACACCATGATATCCGGATACACAAGCTCCGGGAAGTTGAACAACGCATGGTGCTTGTTCACGGGTATGAGAAGATCCGGTTCTGATGCTGATGGGTATAGCTTTAGTAGACTATTGAAAGGAGTTGCTTCTGCGAAAAGGTTTGATCTTGGGGAGCAAGTTCATTCTTTGGTTATAAAAGGAGGTTACGAGAGTAATGTGTACGTTGGGAGTGCGCTTGTTGATATGTACGCGAAATGTGAGAGAGTTGAAGATGCTTTCGAGGCGTTTCGGGAGATTTCAGAGGCTAACTCTGTTTCTTGGAACGCTTTGATCGGTGGGTTTGTGCAAGTGAGAGATGTGGAGACTGCGTTTTGGTTGTTTGGTTGTATGGAGATGATGATGATGGACGATGGGACTTTTGCTCCACTTCTTACTCTGCTTGATGATCCGTTGTTGTGTAACTTGTTAAAGGAGGTACATGGTAAGGTTTTGATGCTTGGGCTTGAGAAAGAGATTACTATCTGCAATGCTATGGTTAGATCTTATGCGGATTGTGGTTCAGTATCAGATGCCAAGAGAGTTTTTGATGGCTTGGGAGGCTCAAAGGACTTGATTACGTGGAACTCGATGCTTGCAGGTTTCTCTAAGCTAGAGCAAAAGGACTCTGCTTTTGAGCTCTTTATTGAAATGCTAAGGACAAGAAACGAGATCGATGTTTATACTTACACCAGCATCATAAGCACTTGCTGTGGAGAAGAACATCAAGTCTTCGGACGGTCCTTGCACTGTTTGGTTATAAAGAAGGGACTGAAACAAGTAACCTCGGTTTCAAACGCATTGATCTCTATGTATATTCAGTTTCCTACATGCGCCATGAACGATGCTCTCTCTCTATTTGAATCCCTGGAAGCTAAGGATCTTGTCTCTTGGAACTCGGTGTTGACAGGGCTATCTCAAAAAGGTCCAAGCGAGGACGCGGTTAAGTTCTTTACCTACTTAAGATCTTTAAACACAGAAGTAGATGATTACGCCTTCTCTGCAGTTCTCAGATCATGCTCTGACCTTGCAACGCTCCAGTTAGGTCAGCAGGTTCACGCTTTAGCCATTAAATCAAGCTTTGAATCAAACGAGTTTGTAGCTAGCTCTCTGATCTTGATGTACTCAAAGTGTGGAGTCATCCAGAACGCCCGAAAATGCTTTGAGAAGATCTCCTCCACACACAGTACAGTAGTTTGGAACGCAATGATCCTCGGATACGCTCAGCACGGTTCAGGCCAAGTCTCGTTATCACTCTTCTCTCAAATGTGTAACCAAAATGTGAAGCTAGACCATGTAACCTTCACTGCAGTTCTAACAGCTTGTAGCCACTCCGGTTTGGTACAAGAAGGACTGAAATTGCTTCGGTTAATGGAACCGGTTTACAAAATCCAACCACGAATGGAACACTACGCAGCTGCTGTTGATCTCCTAGGCAGAGCAGGGCTTGTGAAGGAAGCCAAAGAGTTGATCGAATCAATGCCACTGAGTCCTGATCCAATGGTGTTGAAGACTTTCCTTGGAGTTTGCAGGGCTTGCGGGGAGATTGAGATGGCTACTCAGGTGGCTAACCATCTGCTGGAGATGGAGCCTGATGATCATTTCACGTATGTTTCGTTGTCTCATATGTATAGTGATGCCAAGAAGTGGGAAGAGAAAGCGAGTGTGAAGAAGGTGATGAAGGAGAGAGGTGTGAAGAAAGTTCCAGGTTGGAGCTGGATTGAGATTAGAAATGAAGTTTGTGCCTTTAATGCTGAAGATCGATCTCATCCTCTTTGCGAAGAGATTTATTTGATGGTTGAAGATTTGACTCAGGAAATGAAGTGGTTTGAGACTGATAATGAGTTTGATGAGCAAGCTTCACTTCTTGATGTCAATCACTCTTAG
- the LOC106322531 gene encoding trihelix transcription factor GT-4 isoform X2, producing the protein MFVSSEKPRSPIDFYKDDDDNNNPSSPTSRDINMMIDGDLQPPPHHQHQHQILLGDNSSSEDHEINNKAPKKRAETWVQDETRILIALRREMDGLFNTSKSNKHLWEEISSKMREKGFDRSPAMCTDKWRNLLKEFKKAAKDQQVSGKMSHYKEIEDLLRERSFEDTGISFASVEANGRPTLNLERQLDHDGHPLAIASADVDTANGVPPWNWREPAGNGSDGQPFVGKIITVKYGDYTRRVGIDGTAEAIKEAIRSAFRFRTRRAFWLEDEEQVVRSLDRDMPLGNYTLHVDEGIAVRVCHYDESDPLPVHQEEKVFYTEEDYREFLGRRGWTCLREFDGGFRNIESMVRNVDSMDDLQPGVLYRGMR; encoded by the exons ATGTTCGTCTCCTCCGAAAAACCTCGTTCTCCGATCGATTTCTACAAAGACGACGACGACAACAACAACCCATCATCTCCAACCTCACGAGACATAAACATGATGATCGACGGAGATCTCCAACCCCCTCCACATCACCAACACCAACACCAAATCCTCCTCGGAGACAACAGCAGCAGCGAGGACCACGAGATCAACAACAAGGCCCCAAAGAAGCGAGCTGAGACGTGGGTACAAGACGAAACCCGAATCCTGATCGCGCTGCGGAGAGAAATGGACGGCCTTTTCAACACCTCCAAGTCCAACAAGCATCTCTGGGAAGAGATTTCGAGCAAGATGAGGGAGAAAGGGTTCGATCGGTCTCCGGCTATGTGTACGGACAAGTGGAGGAACTTGTTGAAAGAGTTCAAGAAGGCGGCTAAGGATCAACAAGTGAGTGGGAAGATGTCGCATTACAAGGAGATCGAAGATTTGCTTAGAGAAAGGA GTTTTGAAGATACAGGCATTTCCTTTGCATCTGTTGAAG CTAATGGTAGGCCAACGCTAAATCTTGAAAGGCAGCTTGATCATGACGGGCATCCTCTCGCCATTGCTTCTGCTGATGTCGACACAGCAAATGGAGTTCCTCCCTGGAATTGGAGGGAACCCGCTGGAAATG GCAGTGATGGTCAGCCGTTTGTGGGGAAGATCATAACGGTGAAGTATGGAGACTATACAAGAAGAGTTGGGATCGATGGTACAGCTGAAGCCATTAAGGAAGCTATCAGATCTGCGTTTAGATTCAGAACAAGACGAGCTTTTTGGCTAGAGGATGAAGAACAGGTTGTACGTTCTCTTGACAGGGACATGCCTCTAGGGAACTATACACTCCATGTCGATGAAG GAATAGCTGTTAGAGTGTGTCACTATGATGAGTCTGATCCGTTACCAGTTCATCAAGAGGAGAAGGTGTTTTACACGGAAGAGGATTACAGAGAGTTCTTGGGTCGAAGAGGATGGACGTGTTTGAGAGAGTTTGATGGAGGGTTTAGGAACATAGAGAGTATGGTTCGGAATGTAGATAGTATGGATGATCTTCAACCTGGTGTCTTGTACCGTGGAATGAGATGA
- the LOC106319761 gene encoding F-box protein SKIP14-like, protein MALNFSHRHVSEKPMKIADGYLVEGVSEMNGGVFSQSFEKGDSFDYGRNTGGVFSQPWCSGDEKGDCFDYGMSTGGPASGDIVDVLPSDPFGMDMNNTFTAITGWLEDLEFDYSRYGRDEIGDGDHQLFAGLSFIWNNAMRFQEFPESHWFEEGFDGDGSCAGSFVSPTSVDKVMSRVGESSDGGENANVHPALGFCLYHLGVKDLLSVSMVCKSLHTTVCDDSLLWKHIHISQPLNEKINDESLLRLTERAHGTMQCLRLVDCSKITEDCLRKVLERNPQVVKLGVPGCTRISIDGLVSILRDLKSSGKLKVKHLETGGLYGVTKDHYDELLDLLDIGNNVEQTIQKPRYYHRGYTFASCDDVVRALDIEMCRKCQNWRIVYDCPAEDCKGKEECRACSLCVQRCVQCGRCINGVYEETFCLEFLCSGCSKLLKFPLV, encoded by the exons ATGGCGTTGAATTTTTCTCACAGACATGTCTCTGAGAAACCAATGAAGATAGCTGATGGGTATCTTGTTGAGGGAGTTTCTGAGATGAACGGTGGTGTTTTCTCCCAGTCTTTTGAGAAAGGTGACTCCTTTGATTACGGAAGGAACACTGGTGGTGTTTTCTCTCAGCCTTGGTGTTCCGGTGACGAGAAAGGTGATTGCTTTGACTATGGAATGAGCACTGGAGGTCCAGCTTCTGGCGACATTGTTGATGTTCTGCCATCTGATCCGTTTGGGATGGATATGAACAATACTTTCACTGCCATTACTGGGTGGCTTGAGGATTTGGAGTTTGATTATAGCCGATATGGGAGAGATGAGATTGGTGATGGAGACCACCAGCTCTTTGCTGGGTTGAGTTTTATTTGGAACAATGCAATGCGGTTTCAGGAGTTTCCTGAGAGTCACTGGTTTGAAGAGGGTTTTGATGGTGATGGATCTTGTGCTGGTTCATTCGTATCCCCTACTAGTGTGGATAAGGTAATGAGTCGTGTTGGAGAAAGCAGTGATGGAGGCGAGAATGCAAACGTTCATCCAGCGCTTGGTTTTTGTCTTTACCACTTGGGAGTGAAGGATCTTCTTTCAGTCAGTATGGTTTGCAAGTCTCTGCATACCACTGTCTGTGATGACTCGCTACTGTGGAAACACATCCACATCTCTCAACCGTTGAATGAGAAGATCAATGATGAGTCTCTTCTGCGGTTAACCGAGAGGGCTCATGGCACTATGCAGTGTCTGAGACTCGTAGATTGCTCGAAAATTACAGAGGATTGTCTTAGGAAGGTGTTGGAACGCAATCCACAAGTAGTCAAG CTTGGCGTACCTGGATGCACAAGGATCAGTATCGACGGCCTTGTGAGCATCTTGAGGGACCTGAAGTCTTCGGGGAAGCTTAAAGTGAAACATTTAGAGACTGGTGGCCTCTATGGAGTTACTAAAGATCACTATGATGAGCTGCTTGATTTGTTGGACATAGGCAACAATGTGGAACAGACTATCCAAAAGCCGCGTTATTACCATAGAGGATACACATTCGCCTCCTGCGACGATGTTGTCCGGGCGCTGGATATTGAGATGTGTCGGAAATGTCAGAACTGGAGGATTGTCTATGACTGTCCAGCGGAAGATTGTAAAGGGAAGGAGGAGTGTCGTGCTTGTTCTCTTTGCGTACAGAGGTGTGTTCAGTGCGGTCGGTGCATCAATGGCGTATACGAGGAGACGTTTTGTTTGGAGTTTTTGTGCTCTGGTTGCTCGAAGCTCCTTAAGTTCCCTCTCGTGTGA
- the LOC106322531 gene encoding trihelix transcription factor GT-4 isoform X1, translated as MFVSSEKPRSPIDFYKDDDDNNNPSSPTSRDINMMIDGDLQPPPHHQHQHQILLGDNSSSEDHEINNKAPKKRAETWVQDETRILIALRREMDGLFNTSKSNKHLWEEISSKMREKGFDRSPAMCTDKWRNLLKEFKKAAKDQQVSGKMSHYKEIEDLLRERSKKVATSYKSVTAPSKVDSFMQFTDKGFEDTGISFASVEANGRPTLNLERQLDHDGHPLAIASADVDTANGVPPWNWREPAGNGSDGQPFVGKIITVKYGDYTRRVGIDGTAEAIKEAIRSAFRFRTRRAFWLEDEEQVVRSLDRDMPLGNYTLHVDEGIAVRVCHYDESDPLPVHQEEKVFYTEEDYREFLGRRGWTCLREFDGGFRNIESMVRNVDSMDDLQPGVLYRGMR; from the exons ATGTTCGTCTCCTCCGAAAAACCTCGTTCTCCGATCGATTTCTACAAAGACGACGACGACAACAACAACCCATCATCTCCAACCTCACGAGACATAAACATGATGATCGACGGAGATCTCCAACCCCCTCCACATCACCAACACCAACACCAAATCCTCCTCGGAGACAACAGCAGCAGCGAGGACCACGAGATCAACAACAAGGCCCCAAAGAAGCGAGCTGAGACGTGGGTACAAGACGAAACCCGAATCCTGATCGCGCTGCGGAGAGAAATGGACGGCCTTTTCAACACCTCCAAGTCCAACAAGCATCTCTGGGAAGAGATTTCGAGCAAGATGAGGGAGAAAGGGTTCGATCGGTCTCCGGCTATGTGTACGGACAAGTGGAGGAACTTGTTGAAAGAGTTCAAGAAGGCGGCTAAGGATCAACAAGTGAGTGGGAAGATGTCGCATTACAAGGAGATCGAAGATTTGCTTAGAGAAAGGAGTAAGAAAGTGGCGACGTCTTATAAGAGTGTTACTGCTCCGTCTAAAGTTGATTCCTTTATGCAGTTTACTGATAAAG GTTTTGAAGATACAGGCATTTCCTTTGCATCTGTTGAAG CTAATGGTAGGCCAACGCTAAATCTTGAAAGGCAGCTTGATCATGACGGGCATCCTCTCGCCATTGCTTCTGCTGATGTCGACACAGCAAATGGAGTTCCTCCCTGGAATTGGAGGGAACCCGCTGGAAATG GCAGTGATGGTCAGCCGTTTGTGGGGAAGATCATAACGGTGAAGTATGGAGACTATACAAGAAGAGTTGGGATCGATGGTACAGCTGAAGCCATTAAGGAAGCTATCAGATCTGCGTTTAGATTCAGAACAAGACGAGCTTTTTGGCTAGAGGATGAAGAACAGGTTGTACGTTCTCTTGACAGGGACATGCCTCTAGGGAACTATACACTCCATGTCGATGAAG GAATAGCTGTTAGAGTGTGTCACTATGATGAGTCTGATCCGTTACCAGTTCATCAAGAGGAGAAGGTGTTTTACACGGAAGAGGATTACAGAGAGTTCTTGGGTCGAAGAGGATGGACGTGTTTGAGAGAGTTTGATGGAGGGTTTAGGAACATAGAGAGTATGGTTCGGAATGTAGATAGTATGGATGATCTTCAACCTGGTGTCTTGTACCGTGGAATGAGATGA
- the LOC106325875 gene encoding uncharacterized protein LOC106325875, with protein sequence MKKVMVIIDESNSSYDLLVWVLTNLKDVIDSSKVVIFAKQPQNSFTPPTALSSSVGFAQIFYPFSANAELMRLAQEKNTKIALGILDKAKKLCGNHGVKADTFTDVGDVKDIIHKIIQERKINLIAISDQQNRNLKKCLPTTECSLVVVK encoded by the exons ATGAAGAAAGTTATGGTGATTATTGACGAGAGCAACTCAAGTTATGATTTACTTGTTTGGGTCCTCACAAATCTAAAAGATGTCATTGACAGCTCCAAAGTTGTGATCTTCGCAAAACAGCCACAAAATTCCTTCACTCCTCCTACCGCACTTTCTTCGTCGGTGGGCTTTGCTCAGATTTTCTATCCATTTTCTGCCA ATGCAGAACTCATGAGATTGGCTCAAGAAAAGAATACAAAAATTGCGTTGGGTATATTAGACAAAGCCAAGAAGTTATGTGGAAATCATGGG GTTAAAGCAGATACATTTACTGATGTTGGAGACGTGAAAGATATAATCCACAAAATAATTCAAGAGCGAAAGATCAATTTAATAGCTATCAGCGATCAACAAAACCGAAATCTTAAAAA